A genomic segment from Brevundimonas mediterranea encodes:
- a CDS encoding YaiI/YqxD family protein, with protein sequence MPTALYIDADACPVKEEVYRVARRYGLKTYVVSNGWMQVPREALIEQVVVDAGPDVADDWIAERAGLGDVVITADIPLADRCLKAGAQALKSNGQAFTLDSIGSALAGRMVGEHLRSMGVATSGPPPFSAADRSRFLQALDQAVVKARRVAPPSQP encoded by the coding sequence ATGCCGACCGCCCTCTACATCGACGCCGACGCCTGCCCGGTGAAGGAGGAGGTCTATCGCGTCGCACGACGCTATGGGCTGAAGACCTATGTGGTCTCCAACGGCTGGATGCAGGTCCCGCGCGAGGCCCTGATCGAACAGGTGGTGGTGGACGCCGGGCCGGACGTGGCCGACGACTGGATCGCCGAGCGGGCGGGCCTGGGCGATGTGGTGATCACCGCCGACATTCCCCTGGCCGACCGCTGTCTGAAGGCCGGCGCCCAGGCGCTGAAGTCGAACGGCCAGGCCTTCACCCTGGACTCGATCGGCTCGGCCCTGGCCGGGCGGATGGTGGGCGAGCATCTGCGGTCGATGGGGGTGGCCACCTCGGGTCCGCCGCCGTTTTCGGCCGCCGACCGCTCGCGCTTCCTCCAGGCCCTGGACCAGGCCGTGGTCAAGGCGCGCCGGGTCGCGCCCCCGAGCCAGCCATGA
- the arfB gene encoding alternative ribosome rescue aminoacyl-tRNA hydrolase ArfB — protein MTTIPEDELEFHFYRAGGPGGQNVNKVSTAVQMRFDVKNSPSLTEPVKARLMKLAGSRLTLEGVILITAVRHRTQERNRADAMERLQALVDEASIRPVFRVPTRPTKASKERRLKAKTSRASIKSGRGRPTLD, from the coding sequence ATGACGACGATTCCCGAGGACGAGCTGGAGTTCCACTTCTATCGCGCCGGCGGACCGGGCGGCCAGAACGTCAACAAGGTCTCGACCGCCGTCCAGATGCGGTTCGACGTGAAGAACTCCCCCAGCCTGACCGAGCCGGTCAAGGCGCGGCTGATGAAACTGGCCGGCAGCCGGCTGACGCTGGAGGGAGTGATCCTGATCACCGCCGTGCGCCACCGCACCCAGGAGCGCAACCGCGCCGACGCGATGGAACGGCTTCAGGCCCTGGTGGACGAGGCCTCGATCAGGCCCGTCTTCCGCGTCCCCACCCGCCCGACCAAGGCCTCGAAGGAGCGCCGGCTGAAGGCCAAGACCAGCCGCGCCTCAATCAAGTCGGGACGCGGCCGGCCGACGCTGGACTAG
- a CDS encoding class I SAM-dependent methyltransferase gives MTDASSHGPHSSGDRSSFGFRDVDAREKVKMVRGVFDSVASSYDVMNDLMSVGVHRLWKDAAAAKLNPRPGETILDVAGGTGDMARRYSKMARAAQERRGGEDASVIVLDYNAEMILAGVHKGGEPEMSWSVGDAMALPLPDASVDAYSISFGIRNVAHIDKALAEARRVLKPGGRFLCLEFSRPTTGPIRAAYDAWSFHAIPRIGGWVAKDRDSYQYLVESIRRFPDQAAFKALIEDAGFKRVSVTNLSGGIAAIHHGWAI, from the coding sequence ATGACCGACGCCTCCTCCCACGGCCCGCATTCGTCGGGCGACCGTTCCTCTTTCGGCTTCCGCGACGTCGATGCGCGCGAGAAGGTCAAGATGGTGCGCGGGGTCTTCGATTCCGTCGCTTCCAGCTATGACGTCATGAACGACCTGATGAGCGTGGGCGTCCACCGCCTCTGGAAGGACGCGGCGGCGGCCAAGCTGAACCCTCGGCCCGGCGAGACCATACTGGACGTGGCCGGCGGCACCGGCGACATGGCCCGGCGCTATTCCAAGATGGCGCGCGCGGCCCAGGAGCGGCGCGGCGGCGAGGACGCCTCGGTGATCGTGCTGGACTACAACGCCGAAATGATCCTGGCCGGGGTGCACAAGGGCGGCGAGCCGGAGATGAGCTGGTCGGTCGGCGACGCCATGGCCCTGCCGCTGCCGGACGCCTCGGTCGACGCCTATTCGATCAGTTTCGGCATCCGCAACGTGGCCCATATCGACAAGGCCCTGGCCGAGGCGCGGCGCGTGCTGAAGCCGGGCGGCCGGTTCCTGTGCCTGGAGTTCTCGCGCCCGACGACCGGGCCGATCCGCGCGGCCTATGACGCCTGGTCCTTCCACGCCATTCCGCGCATCGGCGGCTGGGTGGCCAAGGATCGCGACAGCTATCAGTATCTGGTCGAGAGCATCCGCCGCTTCCCGGACCAGGCGGCCTTCAAGGCCCTGATCGAGGACGCCGGCTTCAAGCGCGTGTCGGTGACCAATCTGTCGGGCGGGATCGCCGCCATCCACCACGGGTGGGCGATCTGA
- a CDS encoding coniferyl aldehyde dehydrogenase, which yields MGLDPGRGGFEKWGGRAIAAGAAKGLDAMTHDGLSDRFGLQHAASRAEGAASAQVRRGRLAALKALVLERREAFARAIDADFGARSAMETGLLEITPLIRSLDHARGRLGRWMRDERRPVDLMFQPSRAWIRHEPLGVVGVIAPWNYPLLLALGPTVDALAAGNRVMIKPSELTPAFGALLEAAVAERFDPAVLTVVNGGVDVAQAFSRLAFDHLVFTGSTRVGREVMRAAADNLTPVTLELGGKSPAVVAPDYPLDTAARSIAFGKFLNAGQTCIAPDYALVPAGQVRAFAEAVLDQARRAYPRLQDNPDYSGVISERHRVRLREAVAAAKAAGAVVLEHPDAGEGDNGKIAPTLVLNPPTDGLLMQEEIFGPVLPVVGYDSLDQALAFVAARPRPLALYGFTNQARTRDRILGSGLSGGVTLNGTMLHIAQNDLPFGGVGPSGLGAYHGPEGFKRFSHARAVYDVGPVNAFERLGPPWDGAAGRLARTALRFLAR from the coding sequence ATGGGGCTTGACCCCGGCCGGGGCGGGTTTGAGAAGTGGGGCGGTCGGGCGATTGCGGCCGGCGCGGCGAAGGGTCTGGATGCGATGACACACGACGGGCTCTCGGACCGGTTCGGGCTTCAGCACGCGGCCTCGCGGGCGGAGGGGGCTGCGTCGGCCCAGGTGCGGCGCGGGCGGCTGGCGGCGCTGAAGGCCCTGGTGCTGGAGCGGCGCGAGGCCTTTGCGCGGGCCATAGATGCGGATTTCGGGGCGCGGTCGGCGATGGAGACGGGGCTGCTGGAGATCACGCCGCTGATCCGCAGCCTGGACCATGCGCGGGGTCGTCTGGGGCGGTGGATGCGGGACGAGCGGCGGCCGGTGGACCTGATGTTCCAGCCGTCGCGGGCCTGGATCCGGCATGAGCCGCTGGGCGTGGTGGGGGTGATCGCGCCGTGGAACTATCCGCTGCTGCTGGCGCTCGGGCCGACGGTGGACGCCCTGGCGGCCGGCAATCGGGTGATGATCAAGCCGTCCGAACTGACGCCCGCCTTCGGCGCCCTGCTGGAGGCCGCCGTGGCCGAGCGGTTCGATCCGGCGGTGCTGACCGTGGTCAACGGCGGGGTGGACGTGGCCCAGGCCTTTTCGCGTCTGGCCTTCGACCATCTGGTCTTCACCGGATCGACGCGGGTAGGGCGCGAGGTGATGCGGGCGGCGGCGGACAATCTGACCCCGGTGACGCTGGAGCTGGGCGGCAAGTCGCCGGCCGTGGTGGCGCCCGACTATCCGCTGGACACGGCGGCGCGGTCGATCGCCTTCGGCAAGTTCCTGAACGCGGGCCAGACCTGTATCGCCCCCGACTACGCCCTGGTCCCGGCCGGGCAGGTCCGGGCCTTCGCCGAGGCCGTGCTGGATCAGGCGCGGCGGGCCTATCCGAGGCTTCAGGACAATCCCGACTACAGCGGGGTGATCAGCGAACGCCATCGGGTCCGGCTGCGCGAGGCGGTGGCGGCGGCGAAGGCGGCGGGGGCGGTGGTGCTGGAACACCCCGATGCGGGCGAGGGGGACAACGGCAAGATCGCCCCGACCCTGGTGCTGAACCCGCCGACCGACGGCCTGTTGATGCAGGAGGAGATCTTCGGCCCGGTCCTGCCGGTGGTCGGATATGACAGCCTGGATCAAGCCCTGGCCTTCGTGGCCGCCCGGCCCCGGCCGCTGGCCCTGTACGGCTTCACCAACCAGGCGCGGACGCGGGACCGGATCCTGGGGTCCGGCCTGTCGGGCGGCGTGACCCTGAACGGGACCATGCTCCATATCGCCCAGAACGACCTGCCGTTCGGCGGGGTCGGGCCCAGCGGCCTGGGCGCCTATCATGGGCCTGAGGGCTTCAAACGCTTCAGCCATGCGCGGGCGGTCTATGACGTCGGGCCGGTGAACGCCTTTGAGCGGCTGGGGCCGCCGTGGGACGGGGCGGCGGGCCGGCTGGCGCGCACGGCCCTGCGGTTTCTGGCCCGGTAG
- a CDS encoding energy transducer TonB — protein MLTAIMMAAAVQAVATDEFPKQAYVMVQCVAGPNETVSDCRVLEVSHPGQGLEDAAIAMVRRGRIGQSNGVAVGQTFRIRIAFRLADEDDETPPPKSIGGEATPSSN, from the coding sequence GTGCTCACTGCAATCATGATGGCCGCAGCGGTGCAGGCGGTTGCGACGGATGAATTTCCGAAACAGGCCTATGTGATGGTGCAATGTGTCGCCGGGCCGAACGAGACGGTCAGCGATTGTCGGGTGCTGGAAGTCAGCCACCCCGGCCAAGGCCTCGAAGACGCCGCCATAGCCATGGTCCGCCGCGGGCGAATAGGGCAGAGCAACGGCGTGGCCGTGGGTCAGACGTTTCGGATCAGGATTGCTTTCCGTTTAGCTGACGAGGACGATGAGACGCCCCCGCCAAAATCGATTGGCGGCGAGGCGACCCCCAGCTCAAACTGA
- a CDS encoding amidohydrolase gives MIGHHLRGVSLAAIGFAMLGLSACATTGAESETAAPSKDKTLAAGLDPATTLNPYPSTYQPLPRENFAVVGATVLTGADRKIENGVVVVTDGRIAAVGDASTPVPAGYRVIEARGRYVTPGVIDVHSHLGVYPSPGVQGMSDGNEATSPNTAQVWAEHSLWPQDPGFNTARAGGVTTLHILPGSANLFGGRGVTIRNTPSITMQGMKFPDAPYTIKMACGENPSRVYGSRNQSPATGMGNMAGYRAAFIAARDYKAKWDKWRETGEGAAPTRNLQNETLVGVLDGSILIQNHCYRADEMAMMIDMAKEFGYRITTFHHATEAYKLAPQLAANGICAAMWTGWWGFKMEALDAIEENAALVDAQQGSCAVIHSDDAELTQRLNQEAAAALSAGRRAGLNISEEHAIGWITSNAAKAIGIADQTGSLEAGKRADVVIWSADPFSIYARADQVFIDGALTFDRTNPAYQPTSDFELGQPGYGLTAANVAEGAR, from the coding sequence ATGATCGGACATCATCTGCGGGGCGTCAGCCTCGCGGCCATAGGCTTTGCTATGCTCGGCCTGTCAGCCTGCGCCACGACCGGCGCGGAATCGGAAACGGCGGCGCCGTCCAAGGACAAGACCCTGGCCGCCGGCCTGGATCCGGCGACCACGCTGAACCCCTATCCGTCCACCTATCAACCGTTGCCGCGCGAGAATTTCGCCGTGGTCGGCGCGACTGTCCTGACTGGCGCGGACCGCAAGATCGAAAACGGCGTGGTCGTGGTGACCGACGGCAGGATCGCCGCCGTCGGCGACGCCTCCACCCCCGTCCCCGCCGGCTATCGCGTGATCGAGGCGCGCGGCCGCTATGTCACCCCCGGCGTCATCGACGTCCACAGCCACCTGGGCGTCTATCCGTCCCCCGGCGTGCAGGGCATGAGCGACGGCAACGAGGCGACCAGCCCGAACACCGCCCAGGTCTGGGCCGAACATTCGCTGTGGCCTCAGGATCCGGGCTTCAACACCGCCCGCGCCGGCGGCGTCACCACGCTTCACATCCTGCCCGGCTCGGCCAATCTGTTCGGCGGCCGGGGCGTGACCATCCGCAACACGCCCTCGATCACCATGCAGGGCATGAAGTTCCCGGACGCCCCCTATACGATCAAGATGGCCTGCGGCGAGAACCCCTCGCGGGTCTATGGCTCGCGCAACCAGAGCCCGGCGACCGGCATGGGCAATATGGCCGGCTACCGCGCCGCCTTCATCGCCGCGCGCGACTACAAGGCCAAGTGGGACAAGTGGCGCGAGACCGGCGAGGGCGCGGCCCCGACCCGCAATCTGCAGAACGAGACCCTGGTCGGGGTGCTGGACGGGTCGATCCTGATCCAGAACCACTGCTACCGCGCCGACGAGATGGCCATGATGATCGATATGGCCAAGGAGTTCGGCTACCGGATCACCACCTTTCACCACGCCACCGAGGCCTACAAGCTGGCCCCGCAACTGGCCGCCAACGGCATCTGCGCGGCCATGTGGACCGGCTGGTGGGGCTTCAAGATGGAGGCCCTGGACGCCATTGAGGAGAACGCCGCCCTGGTGGATGCGCAACAGGGCTCGTGCGCCGTCATCCACTCCGACGACGCCGAACTGACTCAACGGTTGAATCAGGAGGCCGCCGCCGCCCTGTCGGCCGGTCGCCGCGCCGGACTGAACATCTCGGAAGAACACGCCATCGGCTGGATCACCTCCAACGCCGCCAAGGCCATCGGCATCGCCGACCAGACCGGCTCGCTGGAGGCCGGCAAACGCGCCGATGTGGTGATCTGGAGCGCCGATCCCTTCTCGATCTACGCCCGCGCCGATCAGGTCTTCATCGACGGCGCCCTGACCTTCGACCGGACCAACCCCGCCTATCAGCCGACCAGCGACTTCGAGCTGGGCCAGCCGGGCTATGGCCTGACCGCCGCCAACGTCGCCGAAGGAGCCCGCTGA
- the ubiB gene encoding 2-polyprenylphenol 6-hydroxylase, protein MGDLTRVYRTAPPPPAAVAVQNPVAAFLRLLGWLWVLARHDALIPREANPLLPVWARPFARAVQMLSGRDGRQGRPGQRLGKAFEHLGPVAIKLGQVLATRADIFGLQFARDLGRLKDALPPFPLEEARREIEKSLGRPVESLFTDLSPPVAAASLAQAHRATLADGRAVAVKVLRPGVERRVADGLDAMRLGAALVYRLVPLSRRLEPQAFVETIANSMDLELDMRLEAAAASEMADVMAKDGYMSAPAVVWDGVGKRVLTLEWAQGLPMTDPALTDLPGLDVDLLADNVVRAFLVQALDHGVFHADLHEGNLFASAPAHLTAIDFGIVGRLGPAERRYLAEILWGFISRDYDRIARVHFEAGYVPPHHSVETFAQALRAVGEPVIGRAASQVSMGRLLGQLFEITALFDMRLRPELILLQKTMVSVEGVARRLQPDHDLWKAAQPVVERWIRRELGPQAQARDALNEMIAAARAISRLVQEPPRPAAVVIEKSGTPAWVTASVTVAVIAALTALGLSLWPYLS, encoded by the coding sequence GTGGGCGATCTGACCCGGGTCTATCGCACGGCCCCGCCGCCGCCCGCCGCCGTGGCGGTGCAGAATCCTGTGGCGGCCTTTCTGCGCCTGCTGGGCTGGCTGTGGGTTCTGGCGCGTCATGACGCCCTGATCCCGCGCGAGGCCAATCCCCTGCTGCCCGTCTGGGCCCGACCCTTCGCCCGCGCGGTGCAGATGCTGTCCGGCCGCGACGGACGTCAGGGCCGGCCGGGCCAGAGGCTGGGCAAGGCGTTTGAGCATCTGGGGCCGGTGGCGATCAAGCTGGGCCAGGTCCTGGCCACCCGCGCCGACATCTTCGGCCTGCAGTTCGCACGCGACCTGGGCCGGTTGAAGGACGCCCTGCCGCCCTTCCCGCTGGAAGAGGCGCGGCGCGAGATCGAGAAATCGCTGGGTCGGCCGGTCGAGAGCCTGTTCACCGACCTGAGCCCGCCGGTCGCCGCCGCCTCCCTGGCCCAGGCGCACCGGGCGACCCTGGCGGATGGGCGTGCGGTGGCGGTCAAGGTGCTGCGGCCGGGGGTCGAGCGCCGCGTCGCCGACGGCCTGGACGCCATGCGGCTGGGCGCCGCCCTGGTGTACCGGCTGGTTCCCCTGTCGCGCCGGCTCGAGCCCCAGGCCTTCGTCGAGACCATCGCCAATTCCATGGATCTGGAGCTGGACATGCGGCTGGAGGCGGCCGCCGCCAGCGAGATGGCCGATGTCATGGCCAAGGACGGCTATATGTCCGCCCCCGCCGTGGTGTGGGACGGGGTGGGCAAGCGGGTGCTGACGCTGGAATGGGCGCAAGGGCTGCCCATGACCGATCCGGCCCTGACCGACCTGCCGGGCCTGGATGTCGATCTGCTGGCCGACAATGTGGTGCGGGCCTTCCTGGTTCAGGCCCTGGATCACGGGGTGTTCCACGCCGATCTGCACGAGGGCAATCTGTTCGCCAGCGCCCCGGCCCATCTGACCGCCATCGACTTCGGCATCGTGGGGCGGCTTGGGCCGGCCGAGCGGCGCTATCTGGCCGAGATCCTGTGGGGCTTCATCAGCCGCGACTACGACCGGATCGCCCGGGTCCATTTCGAGGCCGGCTATGTCCCGCCGCATCACTCCGTCGAGACCTTCGCCCAGGCCCTGCGCGCCGTGGGCGAGCCGGTGATCGGACGCGCCGCCAGCCAGGTGTCGATGGGCCGGCTGCTGGGTCAGTTGTTCGAGATCACCGCCCTGTTCGACATGCGGCTGAGGCCCGAACTGATCCTGCTGCAAAAGACCATGGTCTCGGTCGAGGGGGTGGCGCGTCGGCTTCAGCCGGACCACGACCTGTGGAAGGCCGCCCAGCCGGTGGTCGAACGCTGGATCCGCCGCGAACTGGGGCCCCAGGCCCAGGCGCGCGACGCCCTGAACGAGATGATCGCGGCGGCGCGCGCCATCTCGCGCCTGGTGCAGGAGCCGCCGCGTCCCGCGGCGGTGGTCATCGAAAAGTCGGGAACTCCCGCTTGGGTCACGGCTTCAGTCACGGTCGCGGTCATCGCGGCCCTGACGGCCTTGGGCCTTTCGCTCTGGCCCTATCTGTCCTGA
- a CDS encoding methyl-accepting chemotaxis protein, with product MKTLTIGGRINLLALVTMAGLLLVTGLSLMRLDAVMRDEIADRTKKGVEIAHSVVAYYQGEEAAGRLTRDQAQTAAKAAVGAMRYGADDYFWINDMHPTMVMHPMKPALNGKDVSENKDADGVLMFKEFVAVVQKDGEGFVNYQWAKPNQDGASPKISYVKGFAPWGWVIGSGVYTDQIAAAVGKAALALGSMALLVLLAVGATGWFIGRSVSAPVVALERRMRGLADGDKTSEIPGVKRGDEIGKMASALAIFRDAAIEKDRLEAETLSQRSMSEQERAAREAEKAAEAEADRVTIAALGQGLSAMADGDLTYRIEAEFAPKAAQLKTDFNAAIAQLQQAVAVVVANIAGIRSGAGEISQAADDLSRRTEQQAAGLEETAAALDEITATVNKTASGARQASDVVQAAKGDAETSGVIVRDAVQAMQAIEGSSEQISQIIGVIDEIAFQTNLLALNAGVEAARAGEAGRGFAVVASEVRALAQRSAEAAKEIKTLISTSTHQVGSGVKLVGQTGEALQRIVDRVAEIDGLVSEIAASAQEQAIGLAEVNTAVNQMDQVTQQNAAMVEQSTAASHSLSQEAQSLQASVAQFKVGTSGAAPVASPTPARAGPARQLVQALKTVGRGGAAPKPQVESEGWEEF from the coding sequence ATGAAGACGCTGACGATAGGCGGGCGGATCAATCTCCTCGCTCTTGTGACCATGGCGGGCCTGTTGCTCGTGACCGGTCTTTCCCTGATGCGGCTGGATGCGGTGATGCGCGACGAGATCGCCGACCGCACGAAGAAGGGCGTCGAGATCGCCCACAGCGTGGTCGCCTATTATCAGGGCGAGGAGGCGGCCGGCCGGTTGACGCGCGATCAGGCCCAGACCGCCGCCAAGGCCGCCGTCGGGGCCATGCGTTACGGCGCCGACGACTATTTCTGGATCAACGACATGCATCCCACCATGGTGATGCACCCGATGAAGCCGGCGCTGAACGGCAAGGACGTGAGCGAGAACAAGGACGCCGACGGCGTGCTGATGTTCAAGGAATTCGTCGCCGTGGTTCAGAAGGACGGCGAGGGCTTCGTCAACTATCAGTGGGCCAAGCCGAACCAGGACGGGGCCTCGCCCAAGATTTCCTATGTGAAGGGCTTCGCCCCCTGGGGCTGGGTGATCGGCTCGGGCGTCTATACCGACCAGATCGCGGCGGCCGTGGGCAAGGCGGCCCTGGCCCTGGGCTCCATGGCCCTGCTGGTGCTGCTGGCGGTCGGGGCGACGGGTTGGTTCATCGGCCGGTCCGTGTCGGCCCCGGTGGTGGCGCTGGAGCGGCGCATGCGCGGCCTGGCGGACGGCGACAAGACCTCCGAGATTCCCGGCGTCAAGCGCGGCGACGAGATCGGCAAGATGGCCTCGGCCCTGGCGATCTTCCGCGACGCCGCCATCGAGAAGGACCGGCTGGAGGCCGAGACCCTGTCGCAACGCTCGATGAGCGAACAGGAACGGGCCGCGCGCGAGGCCGAGAAGGCCGCCGAGGCCGAAGCCGACCGCGTCACCATCGCAGCCCTGGGCCAGGGCCTGTCGGCCATGGCTGACGGCGATCTGACCTATCGGATCGAGGCCGAGTTCGCGCCCAAGGCGGCGCAGTTGAAGACCGACTTCAACGCCGCCATCGCCCAACTGCAGCAGGCCGTCGCGGTGGTGGTGGCCAATATCGCCGGCATCCGCTCGGGCGCCGGCGAGATTTCGCAGGCCGCCGACGACCTGTCGCGCCGCACCGAACAACAGGCGGCGGGGCTGGAAGAGACCGCCGCTGCGCTGGACGAGATCACGGCCACGGTCAACAAGACCGCCTCGGGCGCCCGCCAGGCTTCCGACGTGGTTCAGGCGGCCAAGGGCGACGCCGAGACCTCGGGCGTCATCGTCCGCGACGCCGTCCAGGCCATGCAGGCCATCGAAGGCTCGTCCGAGCAGATCAGCCAGATCATCGGCGTCATCGACGAGATCGCCTTCCAGACCAATCTGCTGGCCCTGAACGCCGGGGTCGAGGCGGCGCGGGCCGGCGAAGCCGGTCGCGGCTTTGCGGTGGTGGCCTCCGAAGTCCGGGCCCTGGCCCAGCGTTCGGCCGAGGCGGCGAAAGAAATCAAGACCCTGATCTCGACCTCGACCCACCAGGTCGGCTCGGGCGTCAAACTGGTCGGTCAGACCGGCGAGGCCCTGCAGCGGATCGTGGACCGGGTCGCCGAGATCGACGGCCTGGTGTCGGAAATCGCGGCCTCGGCCCAGGAACAGGCCATCGGCCTGGCCGAGGTCAATACGGCCGTGAACCAGATGGACCAGGTGACGCAGCAAAACGCCGCGATGGTCGAACAGTCGACCGCCGCCAGCCATTCGTTGTCGCAGGAAGCCCAGTCTCTGCAAGCCTCGGTGGCCCAGTTCAAGGTCGGGACGAGCGGCGCCGCGCCGGTCGCCTCGCCGACGCCGGCGCGCGCGGGGCCGGCCCGCCAATTGGTTCAGGCGCTGAAGACCGTCGGTCGTGGCGGCGCGGCGCCCAAGCCTCAGGTCGAGTCCGAAGGTTGGGAAGAGTTCTGA
- a CDS encoding amidohydrolase family protein, whose product MRLSHILAGAVAALSLAAPALAQDTVAIVGGRILTGTSVIENGTVVIRDGKIVSVGAGAVPSGARVIDATGKVVAPGFVAVDSGLAGTEVGAVGGTNELRNSANTLSAAFDISYGLDPWSFTLPVARLGGITRAVVVPQHPGSSGGHVHEDETAGAGDGGYQTPGLFAGQAAIIDLGQDADILVKPRVAMVAPFGEAGADIAGGARGAQFVLFKETMAEVRLYARNKSAYERAGLRDLSLSRADLEALIPVADGSMPLIVSVHRASDIQQVLRLAREEGIKLILDGAEEGWLVAGEIAAAGVPVLLNPISNLPSDFEMRAARMENAAALNAAGVVIAIKGNEGSTHRAREARYNAGNAVSHGLPYGAAIAALTVNPARIFGMAGQFGQIAPGAAADVVVWSGDPLEPLSQPSAVFIDGVEQPLTSRALLLRDRYRQQTPMPPAYRN is encoded by the coding sequence ATGCGTCTGTCCCACATCCTCGCGGGCGCCGTCGCGGCCCTGTCTCTCGCCGCCCCGGCTCTCGCCCAGGACACCGTGGCCATCGTCGGCGGCCGTATCCTGACCGGAACCTCGGTCATCGAAAACGGAACCGTCGTCATCCGTGACGGCAAGATCGTCTCGGTCGGCGCCGGCGCAGTCCCGTCCGGCGCCCGCGTCATCGATGCGACCGGCAAGGTGGTCGCCCCCGGCTTCGTCGCCGTCGATTCCGGTCTCGCCGGGACCGAGGTCGGCGCCGTCGGCGGCACCAACGAACTGCGCAACAGCGCCAACACCCTCAGCGCCGCCTTCGACATCTCCTACGGCCTGGACCCCTGGTCCTTCACCCTGCCGGTGGCGCGTCTGGGCGGCATCACCCGCGCCGTGGTCGTGCCCCAGCACCCCGGCTCGTCCGGCGGCCATGTGCATGAGGACGAGACGGCCGGCGCCGGCGACGGCGGCTATCAGACGCCCGGCCTGTTCGCGGGCCAGGCGGCCATCATCGACCTGGGTCAGGACGCCGACATCCTGGTCAAGCCGCGCGTGGCCATGGTCGCCCCGTTCGGCGAGGCCGGCGCCGACATCGCCGGCGGCGCCCGCGGCGCCCAGTTCGTCCTGTTCAAGGAGACCATGGCCGAGGTCCGCCTCTACGCCCGCAACAAGTCGGCCTATGAGCGGGCGGGCCTGCGCGACCTCAGCCTGTCGCGCGCGGACCTGGAGGCCCTGATCCCGGTCGCTGACGGCTCCATGCCCCTGATCGTCAGCGTCCACCGGGCGTCCGACATCCAGCAGGTGCTGCGTCTGGCGCGCGAGGAAGGGATCAAGCTGATCCTGGACGGCGCCGAAGAGGGCTGGCTGGTCGCCGGCGAGATCGCGGCGGCGGGCGTGCCCGTGTTGCTGAACCCCATCTCCAACCTGCCCAGCGATTTCGAGATGCGGGCGGCGCGGATGGAGAATGCGGCGGCCCTGAACGCGGCCGGGGTGGTCATCGCCATCAAGGGCAACGAGGGTTCGACCCACCGCGCCCGCGAAGCCCGCTACAACGCCGGCAACGCCGTCTCGCACGGCCTGCCTTACGGCGCCGCCATCGCCGCCCTGACGGTCAATCCGGCCAGGATCTTCGGCATGGCCGGACAGTTCGGCCAGATCGCGCCGGGCGCCGCCGCCGACGTCGTGGTCTGGTCCGGCGATCCGCTGGAGCCGCTCAGCCAGCCCTCGGCCGTCTTCATCGACGGGGTCGAGCAACCGTTGACCAGCCGCGCCCTGCTGCTGCGCGACCGTTATCGCCAACAGACGCCGATGCCGCCGGCCTATCGCAACTGA
- the trmB gene encoding tRNA (guanosine(46)-N7)-methyltransferase TrmB — protein MNDDENPHLDRPLRSFGRIKARPIKPRQAALMETLLPEIAVPDPKAGPLDPKAMMPEAVEVWLEIGFGGGEHMAAQAATRPDALVIGCEPFLNGVASALRHVEEGGLKNVRIHADDARDLVDALPDASVDRVLILFPDPWHKARHNKRRLLQDETAQAFARILKPGGTLRFVTDWRDYAEWTLERLERTPGLERIGAADQDWFVPPADHVVTRYEEKRLGDTAPIFLEYRRKS, from the coding sequence ATGAACGACGACGAAAACCCCCATCTCGACCGGCCGCTGCGGTCGTTCGGCCGGATCAAGGCGCGGCCGATCAAGCCGCGACAGGCGGCGCTGATGGAGACGCTACTGCCCGAAATCGCCGTGCCCGATCCCAAGGCCGGTCCGCTGGACCCGAAGGCGATGATGCCCGAGGCGGTCGAGGTGTGGCTGGAGATCGGGTTCGGCGGGGGGGAGCATATGGCGGCCCAGGCGGCGACGCGGCCCGACGCCCTGGTGATCGGCTGCGAACCCTTCCTGAACGGGGTGGCCTCGGCCCTGCGCCATGTCGAGGAGGGCGGCCTGAAGAATGTCCGCATCCACGCCGACGACGCGCGCGACCTGGTCGACGCCCTGCCGGACGCCTCGGTCGACCGGGTGCTGATCCTGTTCCCCGACCCCTGGCACAAGGCGCGGCACAACAAGCGCCGCCTGTTGCAGGACGAGACGGCCCAGGCCTTCGCCCGCATCCTGAAGCCGGGCGGCACGCTGCGGTTCGTCACCGACTGGCGCGACTACGCCGAATGGACGCTGGAGCGGCTGGAGCGGACGCCCGGGCTGGAGCGGATCGGGGCGGCGGATCAGGACTGGTTCGTTCCTCCGGCGGACCACGTCGTCACCCGTTATGAAGAGAAGCGGCTGGGGGACACGGCGCCGATTTTCCTGGAATACCGCAGAAAATCCTGA